Proteins encoded by one window of Ochrobactrum sp. BTU1:
- the lanM gene encoding type 2 lantipeptide synthetase LanM — translation MKTNSRIFENQAFSTIYQGILVDRIAEIRSASPVVISDDVLDDLIQESYMPVLRTLWERILILELNHADKREVLEGTTEEQRFDYFCRNLLKPNNLHALYTKYPGLQAIWPPQSTLIGRNLITLLRRIETDLHEVVRQLVGNCSKLVVRKITPVGDFHRGLQCGARIAYKLDQSEILTLYYKPRNLKTDVGYGQFVDWWNKRSAITHKAPRVVDKGTYGWVEAVRHFECAPGGAHNYYRRYGSLLAIASVFGSTDLHMENVIAHGEYPVIVDLETLFSCTPTVKKDNPSYYHSYASLLLPTHAVEDQVETSPLSASPQAMTDLKATFNPQRRKSTLRMEVTPFVTGMNEAEVWEDGQLIDFREYRAEVIDGCHEALEVIYQDKKIFCDAISAIFQDASVRVIFRATEEYLKIIYNSGHPVTLHQSTMQRDVNVLCEDYFDYTVLHSEITDLLNGDVPYFEVSFNGCHIRDGKGALIDIPLHHSPRYKFEHQLDRDDTEVAKLLAEDIEYAFSAYNVRIGMKTGHTPNISKQETTPEYTTSKTWFNDCSIHAMDQIKAKMCRHRDIIYWRQINAFEDKAVRAGISEICLYNGLAGIALAYNVIGGRVGRPDFLALAKQISKQIRQQLTFLQYASLGAYIGTAGTIWALCEIEKHSLIPVMKTLETELSKLSYTLITTDYRSYFQMDNVSGVAGTLEMLIRLHALLSEYPISAAIQRIAELAYRVLLRRAPDLIRENTLIGYAHGTAGVSSALADYMTYFSFEDPQARKLIEFNVLRETSLRTELGWPDLDHDNIRTSSWCHGTNGFGFSRRSIRPFMSQTGYDEDMAIVRNRIGTRYQSLCLCHGLSADYYLAKVLGWSEEITVLDQLRDEINRGGLRTDFGLTNFEMVGAMNGVSGVFIGDHIL, via the coding sequence GTGAAAACAAACAGCCGAATATTCGAAAATCAAGCTTTTTCGACTATATATCAAGGGATCCTCGTCGATCGAATAGCTGAAATCAGGTCGGCGTCGCCAGTTGTTATCTCTGATGACGTGTTGGACGATTTGATCCAAGAATCGTACATGCCAGTTCTTCGAACGTTATGGGAGCGCATTCTAATCCTCGAGCTTAATCATGCAGATAAGCGAGAAGTGCTCGAAGGGACAACAGAGGAACAGCGTTTTGACTATTTTTGCCGAAATCTCTTGAAGCCAAACAATCTCCACGCGCTTTACACCAAGTATCCGGGCCTTCAAGCCATTTGGCCACCACAATCCACGCTTATCGGAAGGAATCTTATCACCCTTCTGCGACGCATCGAGACTGATCTTCATGAAGTCGTCCGTCAGTTGGTTGGAAACTGTTCAAAACTCGTGGTTCGAAAGATAACCCCTGTAGGTGATTTTCATCGCGGTCTCCAATGCGGAGCTCGCATTGCTTACAAACTGGATCAAAGTGAAATTTTAACGCTCTATTATAAACCTCGGAATTTAAAAACTGATGTTGGATATGGGCAATTTGTCGATTGGTGGAATAAACGAAGCGCAATCACCCATAAAGCTCCAAGGGTCGTCGACAAAGGGACTTATGGGTGGGTCGAGGCTGTCCGCCATTTTGAATGTGCACCGGGTGGCGCCCATAACTATTACCGACGTTACGGTTCACTCCTAGCGATCGCTTCAGTGTTTGGTTCCACGGATCTTCACATGGAAAACGTTATTGCCCATGGAGAATACCCGGTCATCGTTGACCTGGAGACGCTATTTTCCTGCACACCGACGGTAAAAAAGGACAATCCCAGTTATTATCACTCCTATGCTTCGCTCCTGTTGCCAACTCATGCCGTAGAAGATCAAGTCGAAACAAGCCCGCTAAGTGCTTCGCCGCAAGCGATGACGGATTTGAAAGCCACTTTCAATCCGCAACGGCGGAAGAGTACACTTCGGATGGAAGTGACTCCATTTGTTACAGGAATGAATGAGGCTGAGGTGTGGGAGGATGGTCAGCTAATTGATTTTCGTGAATATCGAGCTGAAGTTATCGACGGATGCCACGAAGCTTTAGAGGTAATTTATCAAGATAAGAAAATTTTCTGTGATGCAATAAGCGCGATTTTCCAAGATGCAAGTGTCCGCGTGATATTCAGAGCAACAGAAGAATATTTGAAAATTATATATAATTCTGGCCATCCGGTCACGCTGCATCAGAGCACAATGCAACGGGACGTAAATGTCCTATGCGAGGATTATTTTGACTATACAGTACTTCATTCAGAGATTACAGACTTATTAAACGGTGATGTGCCTTATTTTGAGGTATCATTTAATGGATGTCATATCCGTGACGGCAAGGGCGCACTCATCGACATTCCTCTCCACCACTCACCCAGGTATAAATTTGAGCATCAATTAGACCGTGACGACACCGAAGTTGCGAAGCTGCTTGCCGAAGATATTGAATACGCTTTTTCCGCATACAACGTACGCATCGGGATGAAAACTGGGCACACTCCGAACATCTCTAAACAAGAGACCACGCCAGAATATACGACCAGCAAGACTTGGTTTAATGACTGCTCAATCCACGCGATGGACCAGATTAAAGCGAAGATGTGCCGGCACCGCGATATTATATACTGGCGTCAAATCAATGCGTTTGAAGACAAGGCTGTGAGGGCCGGCATCAGTGAAATTTGCCTTTACAATGGGCTAGCCGGTATCGCGTTAGCCTACAACGTTATTGGCGGGCGCGTCGGCCGACCGGACTTCTTGGCGTTAGCAAAGCAGATATCAAAGCAGATCCGCCAGCAATTGACATTTCTGCAATATGCATCACTCGGAGCCTACATCGGTACCGCAGGGACAATTTGGGCACTCTGTGAAATTGAAAAACACAGCTTAATCCCTGTTATGAAGACTTTAGAGACCGAGCTTTCGAAGCTTAGCTACACTTTGATAACCACCGATTACCGGAGTTATTTTCAGATGGATAACGTATCTGGGGTCGCAGGTACACTGGAGATGTTGATCCGCCTACACGCGCTTTTAAGCGAGTATCCAATTTCCGCTGCTATTCAGCGTATCGCCGAACTGGCCTATCGCGTTTTGCTGCGGCGAGCACCAGACTTGATCCGCGAAAATACGCTTATTGGATATGCCCATGGCACGGCGGGTGTTTCCTCTGCGTTAGCCGACTACATGACGTATTTTTCATTTGAGGACCCGCAAGCAAGAAAACTAATCGAATTCAATGTCTTGCGCGAGACTTCGCTAAGGACCGAGCTAGGTTGGCCCGATCTCGACCACGATAATATTCGGACTTCATCGTGGTGTCATGGAACGAATGGTTTCGGGTTCTCGAGGAGATCGATTAGACCATTTATGTCTCAGACCGGCTATGATGAAGACATGGCTATTGTCAGAAATCGAATTGGTACCCGATATCAATCCTTATGTCTTTGTCATGGACTGAGCGCCGACTATTATCTCGCCAAAGTTTTGGGTTGGAGTGAGGAGATAACGGTTCTTGATCAACTGCGTGATGAAATTAATCGAGGCGGGTTACGCACGGACTTCGGATTGACAAACTTTGAGATGGTTGGTGCTATGAACGGTGTGAGCGGCGTGTTTATCGGCGACCACATCCTATAG
- a CDS encoding DMT family transporter, translated as MVGSGASYAGVNVITQWMVTRIGMSSVTIALFQYSIAAIITLLCVGPPTILGLRTRHLGWHLIRVCLVVTSVQLWVYALNRIPIWQAIALSMTTPFFVISAARSFLGEKVTAHRLAMTLLGFIGALIIIAPGSKHYSAYSLLPLAVAALWAGYSIITKHLTKFEKPSETSLYMLLLITPFNGAVWLIVNGGLPTSAGYSTESWLPILALGSLTALAQYLQARAYTVADVAFLQPFDDLRLPINVLLAWLVFAERPANAFWLGGALIAGASFFLLHRERGIGNLERN; from the coding sequence ATGGTCGGTAGCGGGGCAAGCTACGCGGGCGTTAATGTCATAACTCAATGGATGGTTACTCGCATCGGTATGTCTTCCGTAACGATCGCCTTGTTTCAGTATTCAATAGCCGCGATTATAACACTCCTATGTGTCGGGCCACCCACAATTTTGGGACTACGTACCCGGCATTTGGGATGGCATCTAATTCGCGTCTGTCTCGTGGTAACGAGTGTGCAACTATGGGTATATGCTTTGAATCGCATCCCGATTTGGCAAGCCATAGCTTTGTCTATGACTACACCGTTCTTTGTAATTTCCGCCGCGCGTTCTTTCCTTGGCGAGAAGGTCACTGCCCATCGGCTGGCTATGACCCTCTTGGGCTTCATCGGTGCACTGATTATAATTGCGCCTGGGTCAAAGCATTATAGCGCATATTCGCTCTTGCCGTTGGCAGTTGCAGCGCTTTGGGCTGGTTACTCAATAATCACCAAGCATCTGACGAAGTTCGAGAAACCTTCTGAGACCTCTCTATACATGCTCCTGCTTATAACGCCGTTTAACGGGGCCGTTTGGCTCATCGTCAACGGTGGACTGCCGACAAGTGCCGGCTACTCTACGGAAAGTTGGTTGCCAATACTCGCGCTGGGCTCGCTCACGGCTTTGGCGCAGTACCTTCAAGCGAGAGCTTACACCGTTGCAGACGTTGCCTTTCTTCAGCCGTTCGATGACCTTCGACTTCCAATTAACGTGCTTTTGGCCTGGCTTGTGTTCGCCGAAAGGCCAGCCAACGCATTCTGGCTAGGCGGTGCCCTTATCGCGGGAGCATCCTTTTTCCTTTTGCACCGAGAACGAGGTATCGGCAATTTGGAAAGAAATTGA
- a CDS encoding helix-turn-helix domain-containing protein, with translation MRGLFLSTEMIDVQDRDDFWRDAVKPIYDLSSTNEEVIGGFSGTLHSHPVGGMLVGSTTHNAQRYQRTHRIIAQGGMNQYILQVIMEGNLVGNFGEVDVNAEFGDIVILDLAKTIKSNASAGARITVVLPREELERMSGGRSLHGTVLRANLPNTRLLLGFLKSLNDVSSDLNAAETTNAYDAVMLLLRSAVLGLGIGNDTVGSINFTMRRRIMDFIDENRTNPLLGPSLIVSQFKVSRSHLYRSFESDGGVAKLIRERRLDLAYREIINAGPKPATLKEVAYRSGFLDAARFAKAFSSRFGSPPKAIIKNNTPVNFSEAKIHTLHDHLSVQARKLGIW, from the coding sequence ATGAGAGGCCTATTTTTATCGACTGAGATGATCGACGTTCAAGATCGAGATGATTTTTGGCGCGATGCTGTAAAGCCAATTTACGATCTATCCTCGACAAATGAGGAAGTGATTGGAGGGTTTTCGGGAACGCTTCATTCCCATCCAGTCGGGGGGATGCTTGTTGGATCGACAACTCACAATGCCCAGAGATACCAGCGTACTCATAGGATTATAGCGCAAGGAGGAATGAACCAGTATATCCTTCAAGTAATCATGGAAGGGAATTTGGTTGGCAATTTCGGCGAAGTCGACGTAAACGCCGAGTTCGGTGACATTGTTATTCTTGATTTGGCAAAGACTATAAAGAGTAACGCATCAGCAGGTGCGAGAATTACTGTCGTTTTGCCTAGAGAAGAGTTGGAACGAATGTCTGGCGGCCGCAGTCTTCATGGGACGGTGCTTAGAGCGAATTTGCCAAACACTCGACTTCTCTTGGGTTTTCTTAAATCACTCAATGATGTGTCCTCGGATCTAAACGCCGCCGAAACGACGAATGCGTACGATGCCGTAATGCTGTTACTGCGTTCAGCTGTGCTCGGTTTGGGAATAGGCAATGACACAGTTGGATCCATTAACTTTACGATGAGACGGCGTATTATGGACTTCATCGATGAGAACCGCACGAATCCATTACTTGGACCATCTCTCATCGTCAGCCAGTTCAAGGTATCGCGCTCGCATCTTTATCGTTCATTTGAAAGCGATGGGGGTGTTGCCAAACTCATTCGTGAAAGACGTCTGGATCTAGCGTATCGAGAAATTATCAATGCGGGCCCGAAGCCGGCCACTCTCAAAGAGGTCGCCTACCGGTCCGGTTTTCTCGATGCGGCGCGGTTTGCCAAGGCGTTTAGTTCGCGTTTCGGCTCTCCACCAAAAGCGATTATTAAGAACAACACCCCTGTTAATTTTTCCGAAGCAAAGATCCATACTCTTCATGATCATCTGTCGGTGCAAGCTCGTAAGCTTGGGATATGGTAA